One Curtobacterium sp. BH-2-1-1 genomic region harbors:
- a CDS encoding GNAT family N-acetyltransferase: MSVAFRPVDGDTLEALLAFSTDEPVAWIGADRYRAESATGNYRPEWSWLALRDGRPVGRALWWGGADATAPSTLDDLLVAPGSSDPDERREIAAGLIAAGAAAFGSLPEWIVDVAVDWHTDDDAVAAVRWRTAAARAAGLGRMTERVSVALEQPGAPATGSVSTPALRFRGGDDAEFVDLFARVAVGSLDAHTLASVAELGSRGAAADDLAFYRSLPGSRDGWRIALDAEGLVVGFVIATRTAYDAAVSSIGVLPQHRGRGIVDGLLAEAVRVHAAAGAPRVVGTTDATNTPMRRAFERAGFVVTKRRIVFEP; the protein is encoded by the coding sequence GTGAGCGTCGCCTTCCGCCCCGTCGACGGTGACACCCTGGAGGCGCTGCTCGCCTTCTCGACGGACGAACCGGTCGCGTGGATCGGTGCGGACCGGTACCGGGCCGAGTCCGCCACGGGCAACTACCGCCCGGAGTGGTCGTGGCTGGCCCTGCGGGACGGTCGTCCCGTCGGCCGTGCGCTCTGGTGGGGCGGCGCGGACGCCACGGCACCGTCGACACTCGACGACCTGCTGGTCGCGCCGGGGTCGTCCGACCCCGACGAGCGCCGGGAGATCGCCGCCGGACTCATCGCCGCCGGGGCCGCCGCGTTCGGTTCGCTGCCGGAGTGGATCGTCGACGTCGCGGTGGACTGGCACACGGACGACGACGCCGTCGCGGCCGTGCGGTGGCGGACGGCAGCGGCCCGTGCCGCCGGACTCGGACGGATGACCGAGCGGGTCAGCGTCGCGCTCGAACAGCCGGGCGCTCCCGCGACGGGGTCGGTGTCGACGCCGGCCCTGCGGTTCCGCGGTGGCGACGACGCCGAGTTCGTGGACCTCTTCGCGCGCGTCGCGGTCGGGAGCCTCGACGCCCACACGCTGGCCTCCGTCGCCGAACTGGGCTCGCGGGGCGCGGCCGCCGACGACCTCGCGTTCTACCGGTCGCTGCCCGGATCACGGGACGGGTGGCGGATCGCCCTCGACGCGGAGGGGCTCGTCGTCGGCTTCGTCATCGCGACCCGGACGGCGTACGACGCGGCCGTCAGCTCCATCGGCGTCCTGCCGCAGCACCGGGGGCGCGGCATCGTCGACGGACTGCTGGCCGAGGCGGTCCGGGTGCACGCCGCTGCCGGTGCACCGCGGGTGGTCGGGACGACGGACGCGACGAACACCCCGATGCGTCGGGCGTTCGAGCGTGCGGGGTTCGTGGTGACGAAGCGGCGGATCGTCTTCGAGCCCTGA
- a CDS encoding tetrahydrofolate dehydrogenase/cyclohydrolase catalytic domain-containing protein, with protein sequence MPRERWAGEGSAVRIDGTALAARTLDDLKVRIDRLHDHGFRPGLGTIMVGQNAGSVSYVAGKHRDSAQIGLDSVRIDLPETASAADIRAAILQMNDDPRVTAFIVQLPLPQGIDPIPMLELMNPAKDADGLHPTNLGELVLAVPGGAGTIDAPLPCTPRGIVAMLEAYDVPIRGQHVTIIGQGLTVGRPLGLLLTRLEATATLTHSLTEDVAAECRRADIIVAAAGVAGLVQPDWVKPGAAVIDVGISRVVSPDTGKARLRGDVDPAVASVAGFLSPTPGGVGPMTRAMLMKNVVEAAERHLH encoded by the coding sequence CTGCCGCGCGAGCGCTGGGCGGGTGAGGGCAGTGCCGTCCGCATCGACGGCACCGCCCTCGCCGCCCGCACGCTCGACGACCTGAAGGTCCGCATCGACCGGCTGCACGACCACGGGTTCCGCCCCGGGCTCGGCACGATCATGGTCGGCCAGAACGCGGGCTCGGTGTCCTACGTCGCGGGCAAGCACCGCGACTCGGCGCAGATCGGGCTCGACTCGGTCCGCATCGACCTGCCCGAGACCGCGTCGGCCGCCGACATCCGGGCAGCGATCCTGCAGATGAACGACGACCCCCGGGTCACCGCGTTCATCGTGCAGCTCCCGCTGCCGCAGGGGATCGACCCGATCCCGATGCTCGAGCTGATGAACCCGGCGAAGGACGCCGACGGCCTGCACCCGACCAACCTCGGTGAGCTCGTGCTCGCCGTCCCGGGCGGTGCCGGCACGATCGACGCACCCTTGCCGTGCACCCCGCGCGGCATCGTCGCGATGCTCGAGGCGTACGACGTCCCGATCCGTGGCCAGCACGTCACGATCATCGGCCAGGGGCTCACGGTCGGTCGTCCGCTCGGGCTGCTCCTCACCCGGCTCGAGGCCACGGCGACCCTCACCCACTCCCTCACCGAGGACGTCGCCGCCGAGTGCCGCCGCGCGGACATCATCGTCGCCGCGGCCGGTGTCGCGGGGCTCGTGCAGCCGGACTGGGTGAAGCCCGGTGCCGCGGTCATCGACGTCGGCATCAGTCGCGTGGTCTCCCCGGACACGGGCAAGGCTCGCCTCCGGGGTGACGTCGACCCCGCGGTCGCCTCGGTGGCGGGCTTCCTGTCGCCGACGCCCGGCGGTGTCGGCCCGATGACCCGCGCGATGCTGATGAAGAACGTGGTCGAGGCCGCCGAGCGCCACCTGCACTAG
- the galT gene encoding galactose-1-phosphate uridylyltransferase, protein MITKRVTKLADGRDLFYFDDADSTLPAERSIDQRVLDPRPETARMRQDVLTGEWVSIAASRQNRVFLPPADQDPLAPQSAENPSEIPSRYDVAVFENRSPSFGPMLAGPDGADDAPPSLDSLTEVGLNRQFRSVGRCEVVCFSPATEGSFASISESRARTVVEAWADRTAALSEMPGIQQVFPFENRGEAIGVTLHHPHGQIYAYPYVTPRTQRLLESIERFGPDLFEQHLANERASDRVVLAGEHFTAFVPFAARWPIEIHMLPHRHVPDFAGLTDAEKDELAHMHLRLTRGIDKLYDDPTPYIAAWHQAPVHTGRDTVRLMLQITSPRRAADKLKFLAGSEAAMGAWIGDLVPEKAAEFIRGGIERA, encoded by the coding sequence GTGATCACCAAGCGCGTGACGAAGCTCGCGGACGGACGCGACCTCTTCTACTTCGACGACGCCGACTCGACGCTGCCCGCAGAACGCAGCATCGACCAGCGTGTCCTCGACCCGCGGCCGGAGACGGCGCGCATGCGGCAGGACGTCCTCACGGGCGAGTGGGTGTCCATCGCGGCGAGCCGGCAGAACCGCGTGTTCCTGCCGCCAGCCGACCAGGACCCGCTCGCGCCGCAGTCGGCGGAGAACCCCTCCGAGATCCCGAGCCGGTACGACGTCGCGGTGTTCGAGAACCGATCCCCGTCCTTCGGCCCGATGCTCGCAGGACCCGACGGGGCGGACGACGCCCCGCCGTCGCTCGACTCCCTGACCGAGGTCGGGCTGAACCGGCAGTTCCGGAGCGTCGGGCGCTGCGAGGTCGTCTGCTTCTCGCCCGCGACCGAGGGCTCCTTCGCGTCGATCTCCGAGTCGCGCGCCCGCACCGTGGTCGAGGCGTGGGCGGACCGCACGGCGGCGCTGTCTGAGATGCCCGGCATCCAGCAGGTCTTCCCGTTCGAGAACCGCGGCGAGGCCATCGGCGTCACGCTCCACCACCCGCACGGGCAGATCTACGCCTACCCCTACGTCACCCCGCGCACCCAGCGCCTGCTCGAGAGCATCGAGCGGTTCGGGCCGGACCTGTTCGAGCAGCACCTCGCGAACGAGCGCGCCTCCGACCGGGTCGTCCTCGCCGGTGAGCACTTCACCGCCTTCGTCCCGTTCGCCGCGCGTTGGCCCATCGAGATCCACATGCTCCCGCACCGGCACGTCCCCGACTTCGCCGGGCTCACCGACGCCGAGAAGGACGAGCTGGCACACATGCACCTGCGGCTCACCCGCGGCATCGACAAGCTCTACGACGACCCGACGCCGTACATCGCCGCGTGGCACCAGGCGCCGGTGCACACCGGCCGCGACACCGTGCGGCTCATGCTCCAGATCACGTCCCCGCGCCGCGCGGCAGACAAGCTCAAGTTCCTGGCCGGCAGTGAAGCCGCCATGGGCGCGTGGATCGGGGACCTCGTCCCCGAGAAGGCGGCCGAGTTCATCCGAGGAGGGATCGAACGCGCATGA
- the glyA gene encoding serine hydroxymethyltransferase — protein MTDLPPAATNTAFNAPLNEVDPEIARVLEQELGRQRDTLEMIASENFVPRAVLESQGSVLTNKYAEGYPGKRYYGGCEYVDVAEQLAIDRAKALFGAEYANVQPHSGATANAAVLHAIASAGDTILGLELAHGGHLTHGMKLNFSGRIYNAVAYGVDPETFEVDYDDIRAKAIEHQPKVLIAGWSAYPRQLDFAKFREIADEVGAKLWVDMAHFAGLVAAGLHPSPVPHAHVVSSTVHKTLGGPRSGIILSSDESLFKKLNSAVFPGQQGGPLMHVIAAKATAFLLAATPEFKERQERTIRGAQALAARLTADDAKAAGIDVLTGGTDVHLVLVDLRTSEVDGKQAEDLLHEVGITVNRNSVPFDPRPPMVTSGVRIGTSALATRGFGDAEFTEVADIIALTLMPNPDIDALSARVKALTDAFPLYA, from the coding sequence ATCACCGATCTGCCCCCCGCAGCCACCAACACCGCCTTCAACGCCCCGCTGAACGAGGTCGACCCCGAGATCGCCCGCGTCCTCGAGCAGGAGCTCGGCCGCCAGCGCGACACCCTCGAGATGATCGCGTCGGAGAACTTCGTGCCGCGCGCCGTCCTCGAGTCGCAGGGCTCCGTGCTCACCAACAAGTACGCCGAGGGCTACCCGGGCAAGCGCTACTACGGCGGCTGCGAGTACGTCGACGTCGCCGAGCAGCTCGCCATCGACCGCGCGAAGGCCCTCTTCGGCGCCGAGTACGCCAACGTCCAGCCACACTCGGGTGCGACCGCGAACGCGGCCGTCCTGCACGCCATCGCGTCCGCCGGCGACACCATCCTCGGCCTCGAGCTCGCGCACGGCGGTCACCTGACCCACGGCATGAAGCTCAACTTCTCCGGCCGCATCTACAACGCCGTCGCGTACGGCGTCGACCCCGAGACGTTCGAGGTCGACTACGACGACATCCGCGCGAAGGCCATCGAGCACCAGCCGAAGGTCCTCATCGCTGGTTGGTCGGCCTACCCGCGCCAGCTCGACTTCGCGAAGTTCCGCGAGATCGCGGACGAGGTCGGCGCGAAGCTCTGGGTGGACATGGCGCACTTCGCCGGTCTCGTGGCCGCCGGCCTGCACCCGTCCCCGGTGCCGCACGCCCACGTGGTGTCCTCGACGGTGCACAAGACCCTCGGCGGCCCCCGCTCCGGCATCATCCTGTCGAGCGACGAGTCGCTCTTCAAGAAGCTCAACTCGGCCGTGTTCCCGGGCCAGCAGGGCGGTCCGCTCATGCACGTGATCGCCGCCAAGGCCACCGCGTTCCTGCTCGCCGCCACCCCGGAGTTCAAGGAGCGCCAGGAGCGCACGATCCGCGGTGCACAGGCGCTCGCCGCACGGCTGACGGCCGACGACGCGAAGGCTGCGGGCATCGACGTCCTCACCGGTGGCACCGACGTGCACCTCGTGCTCGTGGACCTCCGCACGTCCGAGGTCGACGGCAAGCAGGCCGAGGACCTCCTGCACGAGGTCGGCATCACCGTAAACCGCAACTCCGTGCCGTTCGACCCGCGCCCGCCGATGGTCACCTCGGGTGTCCGCATCGGCACCTCGGCGCTGGCCACCCGTGGCTTCGGCGACGCGGAGTTCACCGAGGTCGCGGACATCATCGCGCTGACCCTCATGCCGAACCCCGACATCGACGCGCTCTCGGCCCGGGTGAAGGCCCTGACCGACGCGTTCCCGCTCTACGCGTGA
- the clpS gene encoding ATP-dependent Clp protease adapter ClpS, whose product MTLLTPDVDERTDARTSVRPDTPWVAVVWDDPVNLMSYVTYVFQQHFGFPRAKAERLMRQVNDEGRAIVATGPREAMEAHVEAMYGYGLQASVDRAPAP is encoded by the coding sequence ATGACCCTGTTGACGCCCGACGTGGACGAGCGCACCGACGCCCGCACGAGCGTGCGACCGGACACGCCGTGGGTCGCCGTCGTGTGGGACGACCCGGTGAACCTCATGTCCTACGTGACCTACGTCTTCCAGCAGCACTTCGGCTTCCCGCGGGCGAAGGCGGAGCGACTCATGCGCCAGGTGAACGACGAGGGACGCGCGATCGTGGCGACCGGCCCCCGCGAAGCGATGGAGGCCCACGTCGAGGCCATGTACGGCTACGGGCTGCAGGCCTCGGTGGACAGGGCGCCCGCTCCGTGA
- a CDS encoding SGNH/GDSL hydrolase family protein, producing MARRTDGGVPGGSRRSTAQTRRRRAVPAIALGAMCLGIAGLLVMLPAVSDACQPVPATSDFSAEQVADAIAPGSDVLIVGDSYTTGRGSYDDVHGWAQDLVSERQWDATINGYPGTGYVNPGRGRSSRAVYLSRIEQRAALTPDLVIVQGSQNDWLTDSATLEKTVERTLRQAEVQWPDAVVVTIGPSAPQPRAEATTGINDAVAAGASAVGVPYIDAIDGQWFTAMNSGSYAATDQQHLNDAGYLYLAGKIDAELEQLATQPDGEQCL from the coding sequence GTGGCTCGACGAACCGACGGCGGTGTGCCCGGCGGCTCCCGTCGGTCCACCGCGCAGACCAGGCGCCGACGAGCGGTCCCCGCGATCGCCCTCGGCGCCATGTGCCTCGGCATCGCCGGGCTGCTCGTCATGCTGCCCGCCGTGTCCGACGCCTGCCAGCCGGTGCCCGCGACGTCCGACTTCTCCGCTGAGCAGGTCGCGGACGCGATCGCCCCGGGCTCCGACGTCCTCATCGTCGGCGACTCGTACACGACGGGTCGAGGCTCCTACGACGATGTGCACGGGTGGGCGCAGGACCTCGTGTCCGAGCGGCAGTGGGACGCGACCATCAACGGCTACCCGGGCACCGGCTACGTGAACCCCGGTCGCGGTCGCTCGTCGCGCGCCGTCTACCTGTCCCGGATCGAGCAGCGGGCAGCGCTCACGCCAGACCTCGTCATCGTCCAGGGCAGCCAGAACGACTGGCTCACCGACTCCGCCACCCTCGAGAAGACCGTCGAGCGGACGCTCCGGCAGGCCGAGGTGCAGTGGCCGGACGCGGTCGTGGTGACGATCGGCCCGTCGGCACCCCAGCCGCGCGCCGAGGCCACGACGGGCATCAACGACGCGGTGGCCGCCGGCGCCAGCGCCGTGGGCGTCCCGTACATCGACGCGATCGACGGGCAGTGGTTCACCGCGATGAACAGCGGCAGCTACGCCGCGACGGACCAGCAGCACCTCAACGACGCCGGGTACCTGTACCTCGCGGGCAAGATCGACGCCGAGCTCGAGCAGCTCGCGACGCAGCCCGACGGCGAGCAGTGCCTCTGA
- a CDS encoding MFS transporter yields the protein MPVLVGPLLNPINTTMVSVALAPISRDLGIGAAQAIWLVAALYLASAIAQPTMGKLADRFGPKKVFLTGLVIVGIAGIVPEFLTGFGGAVFARVLIGIGTSSAYPAALTTLRQHSARIGKPTPPLVLGALSITSLVSAAAGPPLGGALIAAFGWHAIFLVNVPLAAFGIVVSALWLPSDRLRPRTDEDLPVLTALDPFGMLLMTGFVSALLVFLLDLSAGLWWLLGTAVVLLVALVLWELRAVRPFVDVRMLARNGALSRTYMRLFLVYLLAYTMTYGFSQWVQDVAGYSSDVAGYMQLPAAIVAGVASFLIARKTAVRGPLIVAAVVPIVGGLLLLLLHTGSPVFLLVLAPALFGVPQALASVSNQAALYRVVPAEYIGTAAGLSRTSVYIGAIGASSLIGGVFGQAPTTPDLHVLAWVIVGVAVLLSVLTIADRALSRPLPR from the coding sequence GTGCCGGTCCTGGTCGGACCGCTGCTCAACCCGATCAACACGACGATGGTGTCGGTCGCCCTCGCGCCGATCTCCCGCGACCTCGGGATCGGTGCCGCGCAGGCGATCTGGCTCGTCGCGGCGCTGTACCTCGCGAGCGCCATCGCGCAGCCGACGATGGGCAAGCTCGCCGACCGGTTCGGACCGAAGAAGGTGTTCCTGACCGGACTCGTCATCGTCGGGATCGCCGGGATCGTGCCCGAGTTCCTGACCGGCTTCGGTGGCGCGGTGTTCGCGCGCGTGCTGATCGGCATCGGGACCTCGTCGGCGTACCCGGCCGCGCTGACGACCCTGCGCCAGCACTCCGCCCGCATCGGGAAGCCCACCCCGCCGCTCGTGCTCGGTGCGCTGTCGATCACGTCGCTCGTGTCCGCCGCCGCAGGGCCGCCCCTCGGTGGAGCGCTCATCGCCGCGTTCGGGTGGCACGCGATCTTCCTCGTGAACGTCCCGCTCGCCGCCTTCGGGATCGTCGTCTCCGCGCTGTGGCTGCCGTCCGACAGGCTCCGGCCGCGGACCGACGAGGACCTGCCCGTCCTCACCGCGCTCGACCCGTTCGGGATGCTGCTCATGACCGGCTTCGTGTCGGCGCTCCTCGTGTTCCTGCTCGACCTGTCCGCCGGACTCTGGTGGCTGCTCGGCACGGCAGTCGTGCTGCTCGTCGCGCTCGTGCTCTGGGAGCTCCGCGCCGTGCGGCCCTTCGTCGACGTGCGGATGCTCGCCCGGAACGGTGCCCTCTCGCGCACGTACATGCGGCTCTTCCTCGTGTACCTGCTGGCGTACACGATGACCTACGGCTTCTCGCAGTGGGTGCAGGACGTCGCGGGGTACTCGAGCGACGTCGCCGGGTACATGCAGCTGCCCGCGGCGATCGTCGCCGGGGTCGCGTCGTTCCTCATCGCCCGGAAGACCGCCGTGCGGGGGCCGCTCATCGTCGCGGCCGTGGTGCCGATCGTCGGCGGGCTGCTCCTCCTGCTGCTCCACACCGGGTCGCCGGTGTTCCTGCTCGTCCTCGCGCCGGCGCTGTTCGGCGTGCCGCAGGCCCTGGCGTCCGTGTCGAACCAGGCGGCGCTCTACCGGGTCGTGCCGGCGGAGTACATCGGGACCGCGGCGGGGCTGTCCCGGACGAGCGTGTACATCGGGGCGATCGGGGCGTCCTCGCTGATCGGCGGGGTGTTCGGCCAGGCCCCGACGACGCCGGACCTGCACGTGCTGGCGTGGGTGATCGTGGGGGTCGCGGTGCTGTTGAGCGTCCTGACGATCGCCGACCGGGCGTTGTCGCGGCCGCTCCCGCGCTGA
- the galK gene encoding galactokinase: MTFQQVYGYEPAVRYSAPGRVNLIGEHTDYNDGYVLPFAIDRRTTASIAPRDDRQLRVASAFDAGTIVELSLDELEPSRMSGWSAYVLGIAWALREQAGADLTDKTGFDVFIESDVPVGAGLSSSAAIECGVALAFNDLWELGLSRKQLARVGQYSENHAVGAPTGIMDQSASLLGEQDAVVFLDCRTLDTAVVDLALEANGLEVLVVDTRVEHAHATGGYKARRESCEHGAAVMGVEALRDLSVDDLPRAQELLDDETFRRVRHVVTEDQRVLDTVRTLREHGPRAIGSLLVASHESMRDDFEISVPELDLAVATAMEHGAVGARMTGGGFGGAAIALVDQEARQTIADAVTAAFAAAGYREPTVFTVHAAQGARRD; the protein is encoded by the coding sequence ATGACGTTCCAGCAGGTCTACGGGTACGAGCCCGCGGTGCGGTACTCCGCGCCCGGCCGGGTCAACCTCATCGGCGAGCACACCGACTACAACGACGGCTACGTCCTGCCCTTCGCGATCGACCGTCGCACGACCGCCTCGATCGCCCCTCGGGACGACCGGCAGCTGCGCGTCGCGTCGGCGTTCGACGCGGGCACCATCGTCGAGCTCTCCCTCGACGAGCTCGAGCCGTCGCGGATGAGCGGCTGGTCGGCGTACGTCCTCGGCATCGCGTGGGCGCTGCGTGAGCAGGCTGGCGCAGACCTCACGGACAAGACCGGCTTCGACGTCTTCATCGAGTCGGACGTCCCCGTCGGCGCGGGCCTGTCCTCGAGCGCGGCGATCGAGTGCGGCGTCGCACTCGCGTTCAACGACCTGTGGGAGCTCGGTCTGAGCCGGAAGCAGCTCGCACGCGTCGGCCAGTACTCCGAGAACCATGCCGTCGGCGCCCCCACCGGGATCATGGACCAGTCCGCGTCGCTGCTCGGCGAGCAGGACGCGGTGGTGTTCCTCGACTGCCGCACGCTCGACACCGCCGTGGTCGACCTGGCGCTCGAGGCGAACGGGCTCGAGGTCCTCGTCGTCGACACCCGCGTCGAGCACGCGCACGCCACCGGCGGCTACAAGGCCCGTCGCGAGTCGTGCGAGCACGGTGCGGCCGTGATGGGCGTCGAGGCGCTCCGCGACCTGTCGGTCGACGACCTGCCCCGCGCGCAGGAACTCCTCGACGACGAGACCTTCCGCCGTGTCCGGCACGTCGTGACCGAGGACCAGCGCGTCCTCGACACCGTCCGCACGCTGCGCGAGCACGGGCCGCGGGCGATCGGGTCCCTGCTGGTCGCATCGCACGAGTCGATGCGGGACGACTTCGAGATCTCGGTGCCGGAGCTCGACCTCGCGGTCGCGACCGCGATGGAGCACGGTGCGGTGGGCGCGCGGATGACCGGTGGCGGCTTCGGTGGTGCGGCGATCGCGTTGGTCGACCAGGAGGCGCGGCAGACGATCGCAGACGCGGTCACCGCCGCCTTCGCCGCGGCCGGGTACCGCGAGCCGACGGTGTTCACGGTGCACGCCGCGCAGGGCGCCCGGCGCGACTGA
- a CDS encoding DeoR/GlpR family DNA-binding transcription regulator, with amino-acid sequence MTDDDLSFLAGALPAPLRQDRIVSIVEGAPGLVRTAALAAALGTSEVTVRQDLSLLDQEARIRRVRGGAVRLGVGSTERPFEETAVEHQVAKAAIGRAAAALVRSGQCVVLDVGTTPAAVATALVAREDLVDVTVVTNSLTTALVLEAAVPRFTVIVTGGTLRPLQHSLVAPFNGTLLPMIAADLVFLGGTGVDVAHGLTNVNLPETEAKRMLAAAARRTVVVADGSKFGRAHIGVVRALEDIDVVVTAETTAEQVAPIRAAGVEVVVADEPAVPARSARSAPSAPGRTRTS; translated from the coding sequence ATGACGGACGACGACCTCTCCTTCCTGGCCGGCGCGCTCCCCGCGCCGCTGCGGCAGGACCGCATCGTCTCGATCGTCGAGGGCGCGCCCGGACTCGTCCGAACGGCCGCCCTGGCAGCGGCCCTGGGCACCAGCGAGGTGACCGTCCGGCAGGACCTCTCCCTGCTCGACCAGGAGGCGCGGATCCGGCGGGTCCGCGGCGGTGCCGTCCGCCTCGGGGTCGGTTCCACCGAGCGCCCCTTCGAGGAGACCGCCGTCGAGCACCAGGTGGCCAAGGCCGCCATCGGCCGCGCCGCGGCGGCGCTCGTGCGCTCCGGGCAGTGCGTCGTGCTCGACGTCGGCACCACGCCCGCCGCCGTCGCGACGGCATTGGTCGCCCGCGAGGACCTCGTCGACGTCACGGTGGTCACGAACTCGCTGACGACCGCGCTCGTGCTCGAGGCCGCCGTCCCGCGCTTCACCGTCATCGTCACCGGGGGGACGCTCCGTCCGCTGCAGCACTCCCTCGTGGCGCCGTTCAACGGCACGCTGCTGCCGATGATCGCCGCGGACCTCGTGTTCCTCGGTGGCACCGGGGTCGACGTCGCGCACGGCCTCACCAACGTGAACCTGCCCGAGACCGAGGCGAAGCGGATGCTCGCTGCCGCGGCTCGGCGTACGGTCGTGGTCGCGGACGGGTCGAAGTTCGGCCGGGCCCACATCGGGGTCGTCCGCGCGCTCGAGGACATCGACGTCGTCGTCACCGCCGAGACCACGGCGGAGCAGGTCGCCCCGATCCGGGCGGCCGGCGTCGAGGTGGTCGTGGCGGACGAGCCGGCAGTACCCGCACGATCCGCACGATCCGCACCATCCGCACCGGGAAGGACCCGTACCTCATGA
- a CDS encoding MarR family winged helix-turn-helix transcriptional regulator, producing MESDGDGSDVLAGALLTLYGKIRRTTLVGKVDDVTASQSAALGRLVRDGATTTAELARAEGVRPQSMGATVQALEDLGLVTRTQDPTDGRRTIVAATDAGRTARDESHRTRTRLLAERLATLDPDDRATVARSLRILEPLVEP from the coding sequence ATGGAATCGGACGGCGACGGCTCGGACGTGCTCGCCGGTGCGCTGCTGACGCTGTACGGCAAGATCCGCCGCACGACCCTGGTCGGCAAGGTCGACGACGTCACGGCCTCGCAGTCCGCCGCACTCGGGCGGCTCGTCCGCGACGGTGCGACCACGACGGCCGAACTCGCCCGCGCCGAGGGCGTCCGGCCGCAGTCGATGGGCGCGACCGTCCAGGCGCTCGAGGACCTCGGCCTCGTCACCCGCACGCAGGACCCGACCGACGGGCGCCGGACCATCGTCGCCGCGACCGACGCCGGCCGCACCGCCCGCGACGAGTCCCACCGCACCCGGACCCGCCTGCTCGCCGAGCGCCTCGCGACGCTCGACCCCGACGACCGTGCCACGGTCGCCCGCTCCCTCCGCATCCTCGAACCCCTCGTCGAACCGTGA
- a CDS encoding aldose 1-epimerase family protein — MTAAPTGGQYHLRHAGPDGVVEAIVTEVAAGIRELRVAGFDLTEPFPVTSQPPGANGIVLAPWPNRVAGGVWELDGKRQQLDVSEPKYGNASHGLLRFAPYRVVSQTESGIVQEATIHPQHGWPFTLETRVHHELVDDGIRVTHEVVNRSGVRAPFAIGAHPYLRAGDTPAEDLVVRLDAATAFTVDERKIPNGTVAVDGTPFDLRSGVRAGDADLDTAYTDVTPDAEGTRRTTMHGPEGDGVELWQDGSFAYVQVFTSREFPRGDGTGLAVAVEPMTAPADALNSGEGLRWLEPDEAWTGSWGIRRVWS; from the coding sequence ATGACCGCAGCCCCCACCGGAGGCCAGTACCACCTCCGCCACGCCGGACCCGACGGGGTCGTCGAGGCGATCGTCACCGAGGTGGCCGCCGGCATCCGGGAACTCCGCGTCGCGGGGTTCGACCTCACCGAGCCGTTCCCCGTCACGTCGCAGCCGCCCGGGGCGAACGGGATCGTGCTCGCGCCGTGGCCGAACCGCGTCGCCGGCGGCGTGTGGGAACTCGACGGCAAGCGGCAGCAGCTCGACGTCTCCGAGCCGAAGTACGGCAACGCCTCGCACGGGCTGCTCCGGTTCGCGCCGTACCGCGTGGTCTCCCAGACCGAGTCCGGCATCGTGCAGGAAGCCACGATCCACCCGCAGCACGGCTGGCCCTTCACGCTCGAGACCCGCGTGCACCACGAGCTCGTCGACGACGGCATCCGAGTGACGCACGAGGTCGTGAACCGCTCCGGCGTGCGTGCGCCGTTCGCGATCGGCGCGCACCCGTACCTCCGCGCCGGGGACACCCCCGCCGAGGACCTCGTCGTCCGGCTCGACGCGGCGACGGCGTTCACCGTGGACGAGCGGAAGATCCCGAACGGCACCGTGGCCGTCGACGGCACCCCGTTCGACCTGCGCTCCGGCGTCCGCGCCGGTGACGCCGACCTCGACACCGCCTACACGGACGTCACGCCCGACGCCGAGGGGACCCGCCGCACGACGATGCACGGGCCGGAGGGCGACGGCGTCGAACTCTGGCAGGACGGGTCGTTCGCGTACGTGCAGGTGTTCACCTCCCGCGAGTTCCCCCGTGGCGACGGCACCGGGCTGGCCGTGGCGGTGGAGCCGATGACGGCGCCGGCCGACGCGCTCAACTCCGGGGAGGGGCTGCGCTGGCTCGAGCCCGACGAGGCCTGGACCGGCAGCTGGGGCATCCGCCGCGTCTGGTCCTGA
- a CDS encoding DUF2017 family protein: MIPFVRRADGVHLAMSSGERGVLTSLTEQLQQVLDGDLASDPVAARMFPDAYRDDAEASAEFRRWTESDLVARKTENARAVHAWLTGARDGAFETSDEQAWLRCLTDLRLTIADRLGIVDSATEEQSYTADAGVGLRDVYDWLGYVQEHLVETLTGPR, encoded by the coding sequence GTGATCCCGTTCGTCCGCCGTGCCGACGGCGTGCACCTCGCCATGTCCTCCGGCGAGCGCGGCGTGCTCACGTCGCTGACCGAGCAGCTGCAGCAGGTGCTCGACGGGGACCTCGCATCCGACCCGGTCGCGGCGCGGATGTTCCCGGACGCCTACCGCGACGACGCCGAGGCGAGCGCGGAGTTCCGGCGGTGGACCGAGTCGGACCTGGTGGCGAGGAAGACCGAGAACGCCCGGGCCGTGCACGCGTGGCTCACCGGGGCACGGGACGGCGCCTTCGAGACCTCGGACGAGCAGGCCTGGCTGCGCTGCCTGACGGACCTGCGGCTGACGATCGCGGACCGGCTGGGGATCGTGGACTCCGCCACGGAGGAGCAGTCGTACACCGCCGACGCGGGCGTCGGCCTCCGGGACGTCTACGACTGGCTCGGGTACGTGCAGGAGCACCTGGTCGAGACCCTGACCGGTCCGCGGTGA